The following proteins come from a genomic window of Canis lupus dingo isolate Sandy chromosome 20, ASM325472v2, whole genome shotgun sequence:
- the WDR6 gene encoding WD repeat-containing protein 6, with translation MDAPEDYVWPRATSELILLPVTGLECVGDRLLAGEGPDVLVYSLDFGGHLRMMKRVQNLLGHYLIHGFRVRPEPNGDVDSEAMVAVFGSKGLRIVKVSWGPGRFRELWRSGLWNMSDWIWDARWLEGNVALALGHNSVVLYDPVVGCMLQEVPCTDRCTLSSACLIGDTWKELTIVAGAVSNQLLVWYPAAALIDNKPVAPDRRVSGHVGVIFSMSYLESKGLLATASEDRSVRIWKVGDLRVPGGRVQNIGHCFGHSARVWQVKLLENYLISAGEDCVCLVWSHEGEILQAFRGHQGRGIRAIAAHERQAWVVTGGDDSGIRLWHLVGRGYPGSGVSALCFKSRSRPGTLKAVTLAGSWRLLAVTDTGALYLYDLEVKCWEQLLEDKRFQSYCLLEAAPGPEGFGLCAMANGEGRVKVVPINTPTAAVDLTLFRGKVHSLSWALRGYEELLLLASGPGGVVACLEITAAPTGKAIFVKERCRYLLPPSKQRWHTCSAFLPPGDFLVCGDRRGSVLLFPSRPALLKDLGVGGKAGAVTGALGAGSGSGGGETALTEWGPVSTLPSLHGKQGVTSVTCHGGYVYTTGRDGAYYQLFVRGGQLQPVLRQKSCRGMNWVAGLRMVADGSMVILGFHANEFVVWSPRSHEKLHIVNCGGGHRSWAFSDTEAAMAFAYLKDGDVMLYRALGGCTRPHVILRESLHGREITCVKRVGTITLGPEYEVPSFMQPDHLEPGSEGPGLTDIVITCSEDTTVCVLALPTATGSAHALTAVCNHISSVRALAVWGIGTPGGPQDPRPGLTAHVVSAGGRAEMHCFSIMVTPDPSTPSRLACHVMHLSSHRLDEYWDRQRNRHRMVKVDPETRYMSLAVCELDRPGLGPLVAAACSDGAVRLFLLQDSGRRLQLLAETFHHKRCVLKVHSFTHEAPNQRRRLFLCSAATDGSLAFWDLTTVLDHGSGALEPPADPGLPYRLGTPCLTVQAHSCGVNSLHTLPTREGHLVASGSEDGSLHVFVLAMEAPELEEAMGGDLVPQLHVLEEYSVPCAHAAHVTGLKILSPSLMVSASIDQRLTFWRLGHGEPTFMNSTVYHVPDVADMDCWPVSPEFGHRCALGGQGLEVYNWYD, from the exons GATCGGCTGTTGGCGGGTGAG GGGCCAGATGTCCTGGTGTACAGCCTCGATTTTGGTGGCCATCTGCGGATGATGAAGCGTGTGCAGAACCTGCTTGGTCACTATCTTATCCATGGGTTCCGGGTGCGACCAGAACCAAATGGAGACGTTGACTCGGAAGCTATGGTGGCTGTGTTTGGGAGCAAGGGACTCCGAATTGTGAAAGTTAGCTGGGGACCTGGCCGCTTCCGGGAGCTCTGGCGCTCTGGGCTGTGGAACATGTCTGACTGGATCTGGGATGCACGTTGGCTTGAGGGCAACGTGGCCTTGGCCCTGGGCCATAACTCGGTAGTGCTATATGACCCTGTGGTAGGGTGCATGCTGCAGGAGGTACCCTGTACAGACAGGTGCACCCTCTCCTCAGCCTGTCTGATCGGGGACACCTGGAAGGAGTTGACCATAGTGGCAGGTGCAGTTTCGAATCAGCTCCTTGTCTGGTACCCAGCAGCCGCTTTAATAGACAATAAGCCTGTGGCCCCTGACCGACGAGTCAGTGGGCATGTGGGTGTCATCTTCAGCATGTCATACCTGGAAAGCAAGGGCTTGTTGGCCACAGCTTCAGAAGACCGAAGCGTCCGCATCTGGAAGGTGGGTGACCTGAGGGTGCCTGGAGGTCGGGTACAGAATATTGGGCACTGCTTTGGGCACAGCGCCCGTGTGTGGCAGGTCAAGCTCCTAGAGAATTACCTTATCAGTGCAGGAGAGGACTGTGTCTGCCTGGTATGGAGCCATGAAGGTGAGATCCTGCAGGCCTTTCGGGGCCACCAGGGTCGTGGGATTCGGGCTATAGCTGCCCATGAGAGGCAGGCCTGGGTGGTAACTGGGGGCGATGACTCAGGCATCCGGCTGTGGCACCTGGTAGGGCGTGGGTACCCGGGTTCAGGGGTCTCAGCTCTCTGCTTCAAGTCCCGTAGCAGACCAGGTACCCTCAAGGCTGTGACGCTGGCCGGCTCGTGGCGACTACTGGCAGTGACTGATACAGGGGCCCTGTATCTCTACGACCTTGAGGTCAAGTGCTGGGAGCAGCTGCTGGAGGACAAGCGCTTCCAGTCCTACTGCCTCCTGGAGGCAGCCCCTGGTCCTGAGGGTTTCGGACTTTGTGCCATGGCCAACGGGGAGGGTCGTGTCAAGGTTGTCCCCATCAACACTCCAACTGCAGCCGTGGACTTGACCCTCTTTCGTGGGAAAGTGCATAGTCTGAGCTGGGCCCTGCGTGGTTACGAGGAACTCCTGTTGCTGGCATCGGGCCCTGGTGGTGTGGTGGCTTGCCTGGAAATCACAGCCGCGCCCACTGGCAAAGCCATCTTTGTAAAGGAACGTTGCCGGTACCTGTTGCCTCCAAGCAAGCAGAGATGGCACACATGCAGTGCCTTCTTGCCCCCTGGTGACTTCCTGGTGTGTGGGGACCGCCGGGGCTCTGTGTTGCTATTTCCCTCCAGACCAGCTCTGCTCAAGGATCTTGGGGTTGGGGGCAAGGCCGGAGCTGTCACTGGAGCACTTGGAGCAGGTAGTGGCAGTGGTGGGGGTGAAACTGCCTTGACTGAGTGGGGCCCTGTGTCCACCCTCCCTTCTCTGCATGGGAAGCAGGGTGTGACGTCAGTCACCTGCCACGGTGGCTACGTGTATACTACAGGGCGCGATGGTGCCTACTACCAGCTCTTTGTGAGAGGCGGCCAACTGCAGCCAGTCCTAAGGCAGAAGTCCTGTCGAGGCATGAACTGGGTGGCTGGGCTTCGCATGGTGGCTGATGGGAGTATGGTCATCCTGGGTTTCCATGCCAATGAGTTTGTGGTGTGGAGTCCCCGGTCACATGAAAAGCTGCACATCGTCAACTGTGGTGGAGGGCACCGCTCCTGGGCCTTCTCTGATACTGAGGCAGCTATGGCCTTTGCTTACCTCAAAGATGGGGATGTCATGCTCTACCGGGCGCTGGGTGGCTGCACCCGGCCACATGTGATTCTCCGGGAGAGCCTGCATGGCCGTGAGATCACTTGTGTGAAGCGTGTGGGCACCATCACTCTGGGGCCTGAATATGAGGTGCCCAGCTTCATGCAGCCTGACCACCTGGAGCCTGGCAGCGAGGGGCCAGGTCTGACTGACATTGTGATCACGTGTAGTGAGGACACTACCGTCTGTGTCCTGGCGCTCCCCACAGCCACTGGCTCGGCCCATGCACTTACAGCTGTTTGTAACCATATCTCCTCCGTGCGTGCACTGGCTGTGTGGGGTATTGGTACCCCAGGTGGCCCTCAGGATCCTCGGCCAGGCCTGACTGCTCATGTGGTGTCTGCGGGGGGCCGGGCTGAGATGCACTGCTTCAGCATCATGGTCACCCCGGACCCCAGCACCCCAAGCCGCCTCGCCTGCCACGTCATGCATCTTTCATCCCACCGGCTAGATGAGTACTGGGACCGGCAGCGCAATCGGCACCGGATGGTCAAGGTGGACCCAGAGACCAG GTACATGTCCCTAGCTGTTTGTGAGCTCGACCGGCCTGGTCTCGGCCCCCTTGTGGCTGCAGCCTGCAGTGATGGAGCAGTGAG GCTCTTCCTTTTGCAGGATTCAGGGCGGCGGCTGCAGCTCCTGGCCGAAACCTTCCACCACAAGCGGTgtgtcctcaaggtccattccTTTACACATGAGGCACCCAACCAGCGGCG GAGGCTGTTCCTGTGCAGCGCAGCCACCGATGGCAGTTTGGCCTTCTGGGATCTCACTACCGTGCTGGACCATGGCTCTGGTGCCCTGGAGCCTCCGGCCGACCCCGGGCTTCCCTACC GCCTGGGTACCCCCTGCCTGACCGTCCAGGCTCATAGCTGTGGTGTCAACAGCCTACACACCCTGCCCACACGTGAGGGCCATCTTGTGGCTAGTGGCAGTGAGGACGGCTCCCTCCATGTCTTTGTGCTGGCCATGGAGGCGCCAGAGCTGGAAGAAGCCATGGGGGGTGATCTGGTACCCCAGTTGCATGTGCTAGAGGAATATTCC